One genomic segment of Bombina bombina isolate aBomBom1 chromosome 4, aBomBom1.pri, whole genome shotgun sequence includes these proteins:
- the RAP2B gene encoding ras-related protein Rap-2b, with translation MREYKVVVLGSGGVGKSALTVQFVTGSFIEKYDPTIEDFYRKEIEVDSSPSVLEILDTAGTEQFASMRDLYIKNGQGFILVYSLVNQQSFQDIKPMRDQIIRVKRYEKVPMILVGNKVDLEGEREVSYGEGKALADEWNCPFMETSAKNKASVDELFAEIVRQMNYASQPNGDDQCCSSCVIL, from the coding sequence ATGAGAGAATACAAAGTAGTTGTGCTTGGATCAGGCGGGGTGGGGAAATCCGCACTGACTGTCCAATTTGTCACTGGATCCTTCATAGAGAAATATGATCCAACTATCGAAGATTTCTACAGAAAGGAGATCGAGGTGGACTCTTCACCGTCAGTGCTGGAAATTCTGGACACAGCAGGCACAGAACAGTTTGCTTCCATGCGAGACTTGTATATAAAAAACGGACAGGGCTTTATTCTGGTTTACAGTTTGGTGAATCAGCAGAGCTTCCAGGATATCAAGCCTATGAGGGATCAGATCATCAGAGTGAAAAGGTATGAAAAAGTGCCAATGATCCTGGTTGGAAATAAAGTGGATTTGGAAGGCGAAAGGGAAGTGTCCTATGGAGAAGGAAAAGCCCTGGCTGATGAATGGAACTGCCCCTTCATGGAAACTTCAGCCAAAAATAAAGCATCAGTGGATGAACTGTTTGCCGAGATTGTCAGACAGATGAACTATGCTTCCCAGCCAAATGGAGATGATCAGTGCTGCTCCTCCTGTGTCATTCTCTGA